One genomic region from Aneurinibacillus migulanus encodes:
- the ftsH gene encoding ATP-dependent zinc metalloprotease FtsH translates to MNRFFRNTGFYLLIILVTVGIVNFITNQGTDTSKIPYNEFRQYLNQGKVAELQIRPDRGTYYIQGKLKDQTPFYTNGPLYDNEQLLTRIEEANLAKEEYLEQKGDSVWLTFLTSIIPFVIIFILFFFLLNQAQGGGSRVMNFGKSKAKLYNDEKKKVTFNDVAGADEEKAELVEVVEFLKDPRKFATLGARIPKGVLLVGPPGTGKTLLARAVAGEAGVPFFSISGSDFVEMFVGVGASRVRDLFENAKKNAPCIIFIDEIDAVGRQRGAGLGGGHDEREQTLNQLLVEMDGFGANEGIIIVAATNRPDILDPALLRPGRFDRQITVDRPDVKGREAVLHVHARNKPLAEGVDLDVIARRTPGFTGADLENLLNEAALLAARRNKRKIDMIDVDEAIDRVIAGPAKKSRVISDDEKRLVAYHEAGHTICGYFLKNADMVHKVTIIPRGSAGGYTVMLPKEDRFFATRSDLLDKIVGLLGGRVAEELVLKEISTGAHNDFERATGIARRMVMEFGMSANLGPMQFGQSQGQVFLGRDFGHEQNYSDETARQIDQEIQTIIRDCHQRCTDLLTERMDKLEAVAQALLKVETLDAEQIKSIIETGSFKSKVGEVEEVTTGDVKVQITGKPEDSAPTPGIDSEERDRSDT, encoded by the coding sequence ATGAATCGGTTCTTCCGCAATACAGGATTTTATCTGCTAATTATTTTAGTAACGGTTGGGATTGTCAATTTTATTACCAACCAGGGTACGGACACATCGAAAATCCCTTACAACGAGTTCCGTCAGTATCTTAACCAGGGAAAAGTTGCCGAACTGCAGATTCGTCCTGACCGAGGTACATATTATATTCAGGGTAAGTTGAAGGACCAGACTCCCTTCTATACGAATGGGCCGCTTTATGACAATGAGCAATTGCTTACGCGGATAGAAGAAGCGAATCTGGCGAAAGAAGAGTATCTAGAACAGAAAGGCGATTCTGTCTGGCTTACTTTTCTTACCTCGATTATTCCTTTTGTTATTATCTTTATCTTGTTCTTCTTCCTGTTGAATCAAGCCCAAGGCGGCGGCAGCAGAGTTATGAACTTTGGCAAGAGTAAAGCCAAGTTGTATAATGACGAGAAGAAGAAGGTTACCTTCAATGACGTAGCCGGAGCGGATGAAGAAAAAGCCGAATTGGTAGAAGTTGTAGAATTCTTGAAAGACCCACGCAAATTCGCGACATTGGGCGCACGTATTCCGAAAGGGGTTCTGCTTGTCGGCCCTCCAGGTACCGGTAAGACCCTTCTGGCTCGTGCGGTTGCAGGAGAAGCAGGCGTACCGTTCTTCAGCATTAGCGGTTCTGACTTCGTTGAAATGTTCGTCGGTGTCGGTGCTTCCCGTGTTCGAGATTTATTCGAAAATGCAAAGAAGAATGCTCCATGCATTATCTTTATTGATGAGATTGATGCAGTCGGTCGTCAACGTGGTGCTGGCCTTGGCGGTGGACATGATGAACGTGAACAAACGCTCAACCAATTGCTTGTGGAGATGGATGGATTTGGGGCCAATGAAGGTATTATCATTGTTGCTGCAACCAACCGTCCGGATATTCTTGACCCGGCCTTGCTGCGTCCGGGACGTTTTGACCGTCAGATTACGGTAGATCGTCCAGATGTGAAAGGACGTGAAGCGGTACTACATGTACACGCGCGCAATAAGCCACTTGCAGAAGGCGTTGATCTTGATGTTATCGCCCGTCGCACACCAGGCTTTACAGGCGCTGACCTTGAGAACCTGCTGAATGAAGCAGCATTGCTTGCCGCAAGACGGAATAAACGTAAGATCGATATGATAGATGTAGATGAAGCCATTGACCGCGTTATCGCTGGTCCAGCCAAGAAGTCCCGTGTCATTAGTGATGATGAGAAAAGGCTTGTGGCATACCATGAAGCAGGCCATACAATTTGCGGCTATTTCTTAAAAAATGCTGACATGGTCCATAAAGTAACCATTATTCCTCGTGGCAGCGCGGGTGGGTATACTGTTATGTTGCCGAAAGAAGATCGATTCTTCGCTACTAGGTCTGACCTCTTGGATAAGATTGTTGGTCTGCTTGGAGGCCGCGTAGCTGAGGAGCTTGTACTGAAGGAGATTAGCACAGGCGCCCATAATGACTTTGAACGTGCCACAGGCATTGCCCGTCGCATGGTTATGGAGTTTGGAATGAGTGCGAACCTTGGACCGATGCAGTTTGGTCAAAGCCAAGGACAAGTTTTCCTGGGACGCGACTTTGGTCATGAACAAAATTACAGTGACGAGACAGCACGTCAAATCGACCAGGAAATCCAGACAATTATTCGCGATTGTCACCAGCGTTGTACAGACCTGCTGACTGAGAGAATGGATAAGTTGGAAGCTGTCGCACAGGCACTCCTTAAGGTTGAGACATTAGATGCCGAACAGATTAAGAGCATTATCGAGACCGGTTCGTTTAAAAGTAAAGTTGGTGAAGTCGAAGAGGTTACTACTGGGGATGTTAAAGTACAAATCACCGGCAAGCCGGAAGATTCTGCACCGACACCGGGCATCGATAGCGAAGAACGCGATAGAAGCGACACATAA
- the nadA gene encoding quinolinate synthase NadA, whose product MEALALAKKEQRNQELREKIMRLKKERNAIILAHYYQRPEIQEIADFLGDSFGLAQKAATTDADVIVFCGVHFMGESAKILNMDKTVLIPDERAGCPMADMVNVSGLKKLKAQHPNAKVVAYINTSADVKAETDICCTSSNAKNVIKSIDAEEIIWVPDKNLGHWVSQFTDKKMIIWEGYCNTHDQLTVDDVRKLKEEYPDAQFVVHPECRPEVVAMGDFIGSTTGILKYCRESNHKQFIVGTEDGVGYKLHVDSPDKEFIFASKYMVCPNMKVNNLKKIADCLETMQPQIYVPEEIADNARASLERMLSVEAVQ is encoded by the coding sequence ATGGAAGCGTTAGCTTTAGCGAAGAAAGAACAGCGGAACCAGGAGTTACGGGAGAAGATTATGCGTCTGAAAAAAGAAAGAAATGCAATTATTCTTGCCCATTACTATCAACGTCCTGAAATTCAAGAGATTGCAGATTTTCTCGGTGATTCATTCGGTCTTGCGCAGAAAGCAGCAACTACGGATGCCGATGTCATTGTATTTTGCGGCGTCCACTTCATGGGTGAAAGCGCTAAAATTTTGAATATGGATAAGACTGTATTGATTCCGGATGAGCGTGCCGGCTGCCCGATGGCGGATATGGTAAACGTAAGTGGACTGAAAAAGTTGAAGGCTCAGCATCCGAACGCAAAGGTAGTGGCGTACATTAATACATCAGCTGATGTCAAAGCGGAAACAGACATCTGCTGTACATCGTCAAATGCCAAGAACGTTATCAAATCGATTGACGCAGAGGAAATTATCTGGGTACCAGACAAGAATCTTGGACATTGGGTCTCGCAGTTTACGGACAAGAAAATGATTATATGGGAAGGATACTGTAATACGCATGACCAATTGACGGTGGATGATGTTCGCAAGCTGAAGGAAGAATATCCTGATGCCCAATTTGTCGTGCATCCAGAATGCCGTCCGGAAGTGGTGGCAATGGGAGACTTTATAGGTAGTACTACAGGTATTCTTAAGTATTGTCGTGAATCAAATCACAAACAATTTATCGTTGGAACGGAAGATGGGGTAGGATACAAATTGCATGTAGACAGCCCGGATAAAGAGTTTATCTTTGCTTCGAAGTATATGGTTTGCCCAAATATGAAGGTCAATAACCTGAAAAAAATCGCTGACTGTCTGGAAACGATGCAACCGCAGATTTATGTACCAGAGGAAATTGCTGATAATGCCCGGGCTTCCCTTGAACGCATGCTGTCTGTGGAAGCAGTTCAGTAA
- the nadB gene encoding L-aspartate oxidase gives MVPRYVIDFKLTELEMYKTDVLIIGSGIAGLYTALKISEDKNVILLSKTALTQSNTRYAQGGIAAVTAESDSPELHRQDTLIAGAGICLNEAVEVLVNEGPSCITDLIDYGTKFDEENGAFALTKEGAHSQRRILHAQGDATGAEIVRALSKCALSNEKITILENHFTLDLVTHQGQCIGALVRKPDGQVIYIRANAIVLATGGAGQLYRYTTNPEIATGDGMAMAYRAGAYIKDVEFIQFHPTSLCYPGAPRFLISEAVRGEGAVLRNIKGERFMEKYHPLKELAPRDIVARAMVSEMESTGSTFVYLDITHESEELIKHRFPTIYKVCLRYGLDMVTDWIPVAPAAHYIMGGIKTDLYGETSTKRLFACGEVSCTGVHGANRLASNSLAEALVFGRRIAERIGELEDIGDEVPAVSFSLMRQHTMNNDTVMERKLRLQKLMLAHVGLKRSEKGLTKAVRELERYVKAFRMKVEKPEEMEYMNLLTCACLVANAALFREESRGGHYREDFPKRDDLVWRKHIVQSIEDGVLEERNTNEDE, from the coding sequence ATGGTACCACGCTATGTCATTGATTTTAAGTTAACCGAGCTTGAGATGTATAAAACGGATGTACTCATTATTGGTTCCGGGATTGCGGGTCTTTATACCGCACTGAAAATCAGTGAGGATAAGAATGTCATTTTACTTAGCAAGACCGCACTGACACAGAGTAATACCCGTTATGCACAGGGCGGCATTGCTGCTGTTACTGCTGAATCGGATTCGCCGGAGTTGCACAGGCAGGATACTTTGATCGCCGGGGCAGGTATTTGTTTGAATGAAGCAGTGGAAGTACTGGTCAATGAAGGACCTTCCTGCATCACAGATTTAATTGATTACGGAACCAAATTCGATGAAGAGAACGGTGCTTTTGCTCTAACGAAAGAAGGAGCACACAGTCAGCGACGCATTCTTCACGCTCAAGGAGATGCGACGGGGGCGGAGATCGTGCGTGCTCTTTCGAAGTGTGCGCTGTCAAATGAGAAGATTACAATTTTGGAGAATCATTTTACACTTGATCTGGTAACTCATCAGGGGCAATGTATTGGTGCGCTCGTTCGCAAGCCAGATGGACAAGTTATCTATATACGTGCCAATGCCATTGTATTGGCGACCGGTGGAGCTGGCCAATTGTATCGCTATACCACCAACCCGGAAATTGCCACAGGGGACGGGATGGCCATGGCATACCGGGCTGGGGCCTATATTAAAGACGTGGAATTTATCCAGTTCCATCCAACTTCGTTATGTTACCCAGGCGCCCCCCGATTTCTAATATCTGAAGCGGTACGCGGTGAGGGGGCTGTCCTGCGCAATATAAAGGGAGAGCGTTTTATGGAGAAATATCATCCATTGAAGGAGCTGGCTCCCCGGGACATAGTTGCGCGCGCAATGGTGTCTGAGATGGAATCAACTGGTTCCACGTTCGTTTATTTAGATATTACCCACGAATCCGAAGAGTTAATCAAACACCGGTTTCCTACTATTTATAAAGTTTGCCTTCGTTATGGATTAGATATGGTGACGGACTGGATCCCTGTTGCACCTGCCGCTCACTACATTATGGGAGGCATTAAAACTGATCTATATGGTGAGACCTCGACAAAGCGGCTATTTGCTTGCGGAGAGGTATCTTGTACGGGTGTTCACGGTGCAAATCGCCTGGCCAGTAATTCCCTGGCGGAGGCTCTTGTATTTGGACGTCGTATTGCTGAAAGGATAGGCGAGTTGGAGGATATCGGCGATGAGGTACCTGCAGTGTCCTTTTCGTTAATGCGCCAACATACGATGAACAATGATACAGTGATGGAACGCAAGCTTCGTCTGCAAAAGCTAATGCTTGCACATGTAGGCTTGAAGCGTAGCGAGAAAGGGCTGACTAAAGCCGTACGGGAGCTGGAACGCTATGTAAAGGCATTCCGCATGAAAGTGGAGAAGCCGGAAGAAATGGAGTACATGAATCTGTTGACATGCGCCTGCCTGGTTGCGAATGCGGCATTATTCAGGGAAGAGAGCCGTGGAGGCCACTACAGAGAAGACTTCCCGAAGCGAGATGACCTCGTATGGCGGAAGCATATTGTACAGTCGATCGAAGATGGGGTTTTAGAGGAGAGAAATACAAATGAAGATGAATGA
- the nadC gene encoding carboxylating nicotinate-nucleotide diphosphorylase: MKMNEQLLNRQIETWLQEDIGFGDVTSLSTVPENLEGIGILYAKQSGVIAGLTVAERVFSFVDAELVFSPKVAEGAFVEKGAVIAQVEGRVQSVLGGERLALNLLQRLSGIATMTSKYVEKVRKVSEKVRIVDTRKTTPGLRMLEKYAVTVGGGHNHRLGLFDAVMIKDNHIKAAGGIHEAVSHARAAIPHTMRVEVEVETLAQLEEAIAAKPDIIMLDNMDTKTMTEAVCRVDGRMIVEASGGVSLDTVEEIAATGVDVISVGSLTHSVTALDISLDLNERKR, from the coding sequence ATGAAGATGAATGAGCAATTGCTGAACCGGCAGATTGAGACATGGCTTCAAGAGGATATCGGTTTTGGCGATGTAACGAGCCTTTCGACAGTGCCTGAAAACCTGGAAGGAATAGGTATTTTGTACGCTAAACAGTCTGGTGTGATTGCGGGGCTTACTGTAGCGGAGCGGGTATTTTCATTTGTGGACGCCGAGCTTGTTTTTTCACCGAAAGTGGCAGAGGGAGCTTTCGTTGAGAAGGGAGCGGTTATCGCACAGGTGGAAGGCCGTGTGCAGAGCGTGCTGGGCGGTGAACGTCTTGCGCTTAACCTATTGCAGCGGTTGTCGGGTATCGCGACGATGACAAGCAAGTACGTGGAAAAAGTGCGGAAAGTAAGTGAAAAAGTTCGCATAGTCGATACGCGTAAAACAACTCCGGGTTTACGCATGCTTGAGAAGTATGCGGTAACAGTCGGCGGAGGACATAATCATCGCCTTGGGCTATTTGATGCGGTCATGATTAAAGATAATCATATTAAAGCGGCAGGTGGTATACACGAGGCTGTATCGCATGCACGCGCTGCAATTCCACATACAATGCGAGTTGAGGTAGAAGTAGAGACGCTTGCACAATTGGAGGAAGCGATCGCGGCGAAACCGGATATTATTATGTTGGACAATATGGATACGAAAACGATGACAGAGGCGGTATGTCGTGTCGATGGCCGCATGATTGTCGAAGCCTCCGGCGGCGTTAGCCTCGATACCGTCGAAGAAATAGCTGCTACAGGTGTTGATGTTATTTCCGTAGGTAGCCTTACACATTCCGTAACGGCGTTAGATATTAGTCTGGACTTAAACGAAAGAAAACGATAG
- a CDS encoding type III pantothenate kinase encodes MLFVIDVGNTNIVLGVYEGDELKHNWRISTDRGKTDDEFGMLVKSLFADKGMTFTDIEGIIISSVVPPLMFSLEKMCRKYFDIKPMVIGPGLKTGLNIKAENPRELGADRIVNAVAAIHHYGTPLIIVDFGTATTLCFVDEQGGYHGGAIAPGISISTEALYSRAAKLPRIELIKPPSVIGRNTIHAMQSGIIYGFVGQVDELVRRMKMESDKKPNVIATGGLAELIGSESNEIDIVDPWLTVKGLRLIYDRNKR; translated from the coding sequence ATGCTATTTGTCATTGACGTAGGAAACACAAATATTGTGCTTGGCGTGTATGAAGGTGACGAATTAAAACATAATTGGCGCATTAGCACGGACCGAGGGAAGACGGACGATGAATTCGGTATGCTGGTGAAAAGTCTTTTTGCAGATAAGGGTATGACTTTCACAGATATTGAAGGTATCATTATTTCTTCCGTCGTTCCTCCGCTGATGTTCTCGCTTGAGAAAATGTGTCGTAAATATTTTGATATCAAACCGATGGTAATCGGACCGGGTTTGAAGACCGGTTTGAATATTAAGGCGGAGAACCCACGTGAGCTCGGTGCAGATAGAATTGTGAATGCGGTAGCCGCCATTCACCATTACGGAACCCCGCTAATCATCGTAGACTTCGGTACAGCTACTACGCTGTGCTTTGTTGATGAACAAGGCGGTTATCACGGGGGAGCAATTGCTCCGGGGATCAGCATTTCTACCGAAGCGCTATACAGTCGGGCTGCCAAGCTGCCTCGTATTGAATTGATAAAGCCGCCGAGCGTTATCGGCCGCAATACGATTCATGCCATGCAATCAGGTATCATTTATGGTTTTGTCGGCCAGGTGGATGAGCTGGTACGCCGCATGAAGATGGAGTCGGATAAAAAACCAAATGTCATAGCTACTGGAGGTTTAGCCGAGCTTATCGGCAGTGAGTCGAATGAAATCGATATTGTCGACCCGTGGTTAACAGTGAAAGGCTTGCGGCTGATTTATGATCGTAATAAGAGGTAA
- the hslO gene encoding Hsp33 family molecular chaperone HslO produces MNDYLIRGIAYDGFVRAFAVRTTDTVREIQRRLDTWPIVSAAVGRTVSGAAMMGAMLKGDERLTIVVRGNGPVGQIVADANAKGEVRGYVHNPHIHYNEMNEKGKLDVRRVVGTEGSVTVTKDLGLKEPYQGTSPIVSGEIGEDLTYYLTVSEQVPSAVGVGVLVNPDNTVKASGGFIIQLMPNTPEDIITKLEKTLSSIRPVSTMINEGLSPEEILHEILGAEFTLLDKHEVVFSCHCSLDRVNRALISLGKEELDAMIEEQGEAEITCHFCNERYHLDKEDLENLRANL; encoded by the coding sequence ATGAATGATTATTTAATCCGCGGGATTGCGTATGATGGATTCGTGCGCGCATTTGCTGTTCGCACTACAGATACAGTACGAGAGATTCAACGGCGCCTGGATACTTGGCCTATTGTAAGTGCAGCGGTTGGACGCACGGTTTCGGGTGCAGCTATGATGGGAGCGATGCTGAAAGGTGATGAACGCCTGACCATTGTAGTACGCGGTAACGGACCGGTGGGACAGATTGTAGCGGATGCTAACGCAAAAGGGGAAGTACGTGGCTATGTGCACAATCCGCATATTCATTACAATGAGATGAATGAAAAGGGTAAGCTTGATGTCCGACGGGTTGTGGGAACAGAAGGCAGCGTTACGGTCACTAAAGATTTGGGGTTAAAAGAACCGTATCAAGGGACAAGTCCGATCGTGTCTGGTGAAATCGGAGAAGATTTAACATATTATCTTACTGTATCCGAACAAGTTCCTTCAGCTGTTGGAGTCGGTGTACTTGTGAACCCTGATAACACGGTGAAAGCCTCCGGTGGCTTTATTATTCAGTTAATGCCTAACACACCGGAAGATATCATTACTAAGTTGGAGAAGACTCTCTCCTCTATTCGTCCCGTGTCCACTATGATTAATGAGGGGCTATCTCCAGAAGAGATTTTGCATGAAATTCTGGGCGCGGAATTTACCTTGCTGGATAAGCATGAAGTCGTATTTAGCTGTCATTGCTCACTCGATCGGGTGAACCGGGCGCTCATCAGCCTAGGTAAAGAAGAACTCGATGCCATGATAGAAGAGCAAGGAGAGGCAGAGATTACATGTCATTTCTGTAACGAAAGATACCACCTAGATAAAGAGGACTTAGAGAATCTTCGCGCGAATTTATAA
- the cysK gene encoding cysteine synthase A, whose protein sequence is MMRVAQSITDLIGYTPLVKLNRVAEADEANIYLKLEFFNPGSSVKDRIALAMVEAAEKEGVLKEGMTIVEPTSGNTGIGLAMVAAAKGYRAVLVMPDTMSMERRNLLRAYGAELVLTPGAEGMGGAIRKAEELVRENEDYFMPQQFKNPANPQIHRETTGRELLEQAEQIGGVHAFISGVGTGGTVTGAGEVLKEKYPDVSIVAIEPAASPVLSGGKPGPHKIQGIGAGFVPDTLNTEVYDEIIKVENEDAFATARLVAKKEGILGGISSGAAIHAAKQVAKKLGPGKNVIVIIPSNGERYLSTPLYQFDEE, encoded by the coding sequence TTGATGCGGGTAGCTCAGTCCATTACCGATTTAATCGGATATACACCGTTGGTAAAGTTGAATCGAGTAGCAGAAGCGGATGAAGCGAACATTTACTTAAAGTTAGAATTTTTCAATCCAGGCAGTAGTGTAAAAGATCGTATCGCTCTTGCTATGGTTGAAGCGGCGGAAAAAGAAGGCGTATTGAAGGAAGGCATGACCATTGTGGAGCCAACAAGTGGAAATACAGGGATTGGTCTTGCAATGGTAGCGGCGGCAAAAGGATACCGTGCCGTTCTGGTCATGCCAGATACGATGAGTATGGAGCGCCGCAACCTGCTTCGTGCATACGGCGCAGAGTTAGTACTTACACCAGGTGCAGAAGGAATGGGAGGCGCTATTCGTAAAGCGGAAGAATTGGTCCGTGAAAATGAAGACTATTTCATGCCGCAGCAGTTCAAGAATCCTGCCAATCCACAGATTCACCGTGAGACAACGGGTAGAGAATTGCTGGAGCAGGCCGAGCAAATCGGAGGAGTTCATGCATTTATTTCGGGAGTCGGCACTGGAGGAACGGTTACCGGTGCAGGTGAAGTATTGAAAGAGAAGTATCCGGATGTTAGCATTGTGGCTATCGAGCCTGCTGCATCCCCTGTACTGTCGGGCGGGAAGCCTGGACCACACAAAATTCAGGGTATCGGCGCAGGATTTGTACCTGATACGCTGAATACGGAAGTGTACGATGAAATTATAAAAGTAGAAAATGAAGATGCGTTTGCTACGGCTCGTCTGGTGGCCAAAAAAGAAGGGATTCTCGGTGGTATTTCTTCCGGCGCAGCTATTCATGCGGCCAAGCAAGTAGCGAAAAAGTTGGGACCTGGCAAAAATGTCATTGTCATCATCCCAAGCAACGGCGAGAGATATTTAAGTACCCCTCTTTATCAATTTGATGAAGAGTGA
- a CDS encoding anthranilate synthase component I family protein — MKKPEEWTEQWLTQYERVPLWQKIKWTSQDPWRLYKKLLKQSAYAFILESGRVGRYTYVGADAVASLAYKNSQISENGNPFSSVLSDPMATVRRWMGHEFSPGTEEMAQAGLPDWTGGSVGYISYDMGRYYEALPRATEDDLQLPDVYLMLVEQLYAFDHETGDVFIIVHVGERSSLHVIEQGKKQIREMEEILEATKGEIEESPAPDIEGIKDRSLKEMTTSFEQTDFEHAVRRVQEYIAAGDVFQVNLSVRQTRKTDAEAEEIYEVLRAINPSPYMGLIRFPEFQLVSASPELLLQVKGNQLSTRPIAGTRRRGHTEEEDAALVQELLENEKEVAEHIMLVDLERNDLGRVSRFGTVHVDELMAVEKYSHVMHIVSNVVGEMAEDKDMYDAIIAAFPGGTITGAPKVRTMEIIEELEQVTRGPYTGSMCVLGFDGNAVCNIIIRTLILKDEEAHVQAGAGIVIDSTPKAEYYESLKKAEVLWKSLSLAETKRRVEKSMREESRV, encoded by the coding sequence GTGAAAAAGCCTGAGGAGTGGACTGAGCAGTGGCTTACACAATACGAGCGCGTACCGCTATGGCAAAAAATAAAGTGGACAAGCCAAGACCCGTGGCGGTTATATAAAAAGTTGCTGAAGCAAAGTGCATACGCTTTTATTCTGGAAAGTGGAAGGGTTGGCCGTTATACGTACGTAGGAGCGGATGCAGTAGCCTCCCTTGCATATAAAAACAGCCAAATAAGCGAGAATGGAAATCCTTTCTCGTCTGTATTATCGGATCCGATGGCTACGGTGCGTCGGTGGATGGGACATGAATTCTCTCCAGGGACAGAGGAGATGGCCCAGGCTGGGTTACCGGATTGGACAGGCGGTTCGGTTGGCTATATAAGCTATGATATGGGGCGTTACTATGAGGCGTTGCCTCGCGCAACGGAAGATGATTTGCAACTGCCTGACGTTTATCTAATGCTGGTGGAACAACTGTACGCCTTTGATCATGAGACAGGTGATGTGTTTATTATCGTTCATGTGGGAGAGCGATCTAGCCTGCATGTTATAGAACAAGGGAAAAAGCAGATCCGAGAAATGGAAGAAATACTTGAAGCAACAAAAGGTGAGATAGAAGAATCTCCTGCACCGGATATTGAAGGAATAAAAGACAGATCTTTGAAAGAAATGACAACGTCATTTGAACAGACGGATTTTGAACATGCTGTTAGACGGGTACAGGAATATATTGCAGCAGGTGATGTTTTTCAGGTAAATCTTTCCGTTCGGCAGACAAGGAAAACGGATGCAGAAGCCGAAGAAATATACGAAGTGTTACGCGCTATTAATCCATCACCTTATATGGGATTAATTAGATTTCCAGAATTTCAACTCGTTTCCGCCTCCCCTGAGCTTTTGCTACAGGTAAAGGGAAACCAGCTTAGCACACGTCCGATTGCGGGTACACGTCGCCGTGGACATACGGAGGAAGAGGATGCGGCATTGGTACAAGAATTACTGGAAAATGAGAAAGAAGTCGCCGAACATATTATGCTGGTTGATTTGGAACGTAATGATTTAGGACGTGTGAGCCGTTTTGGAACGGTACATGTTGATGAACTTATGGCGGTCGAGAAGTATTCGCATGTTATGCATATTGTTTCCAATGTCGTAGGTGAGATGGCGGAAGATAAAGATATGTACGATGCAATTATTGCGGCATTTCCGGGTGGTACGATTACCGGGGCTCCGAAAGTGCGGACGATGGAAATCATCGAAGAATTGGAACAAGTAACAAGAGGACCATATACAGGTTCTATGTGTGTGCTGGGTTTTGACGGCAATGCTGTCTGTAATATTATTATCCGGACATTAATCCTAAAGGACGAAGAGGCGCATGTGCAGGCCGGAGCAGGAATTGTAATTGACTCCACGCCAAAAGCAGAGTATTATGAATCATTAAAGAAGGCGGAAGTGCTGTGGAAGTCGCTTTCTTTAGCTGAAACTAAACGAAGAGTCGAGAAGAGTATGAGAGAGGAGAGTCGAGTATGA
- the pabA gene encoding aminodeoxychorismate/anthranilate synthase component II — protein sequence MIVMIDNYDSFTYNLVQYLGEMGEELHVVRNDQLTCDEIADLAPSYLMISPGPCTPNEAGISLEAIERFAGKIPIFGVCLGHQSIAQVFGGNVIRAQRLMHGKTSQVFHNGEGVFAGLPNPFRATRYHSLIVERESLPDCLEITAETAEGEIMALRHRELPVEGVQFHPESIMTEHGKQLLRNFLTRYAPLKNI from the coding sequence ATGATTGTAATGATTGATAACTATGATTCGTTTACGTACAATTTGGTACAGTACTTGGGAGAGATGGGGGAGGAGTTGCATGTCGTACGCAATGATCAGCTTACATGCGATGAGATTGCTGATCTGGCCCCTTCCTATCTGATGATTTCGCCGGGGCCATGCACACCGAATGAAGCGGGAATTAGTCTTGAAGCAATAGAGCGGTTTGCAGGCAAAATCCCGATTTTCGGCGTTTGTTTAGGGCACCAATCAATTGCTCAAGTATTTGGTGGCAATGTCATTCGTGCACAGCGATTGATGCACGGGAAGACGTCGCAGGTCTTCCATAACGGAGAAGGTGTTTTTGCGGGATTGCCTAATCCATTCCGTGCGACCCGTTATCACTCGCTTATTGTAGAGCGGGAAAGCTTACCTGATTGCCTGGAGATTACGGCAGAGACGGCGGAAGGGGAGATTATGGCGCTTCGCCATCGTGAATTACCGGTGGAAGGAGTGCAATTTCATCCGGAATCGATTATGACGGAGCATGGCAAACAATTATTGCGCAATTTTTTGACGCGCTATGCCCCGCTTAAGAATATATAG